A single genomic interval of Granulicella tundricola MP5ACTX9 harbors:
- a CDS encoding Glu/Leu/Phe/Val family dehydrogenase, protein MPAIANILTLEQEKNPWEAQAARFDLAARKLNLDNGIWKVLRMPTRELIVHIPVAMDDGSIEVFTGYRVQHSIARGPGKGGIRYAPDVSLDEVRALASWMTWKCAVVNIPFGGAKGGIICDPKHMSQGELERMTRRYTAAIIDFIGPEKDVPAPDMNTNEQTMAWIMDTYSMHMGQTVTAVVTGKPVNIGGSRGRREATGRGISVVCDQALKHLGMDIAGTRVIIQGFGNVGSNAAHLLYKKGYTITGIAEYDGGLYNADGIDIPALIEHRAKAGTINGFAKAEAADKAELLTRECEILIPAATENVITSQNAADLRCKILCEGANGPTTIVADDILEDKRVFVIPDILANAGGVTASYFEWVQDRMGYFWTEAEVNQRLDAIMTESFTDVVSYATSHKVNNRIAAYMLAIDRVAYTTKQRGMYA, encoded by the coding sequence ATGCCCGCAATTGCAAACATCCTGACGTTAGAGCAGGAGAAGAACCCTTGGGAAGCACAGGCCGCACGCTTTGACCTCGCAGCACGCAAACTCAATCTCGATAACGGAATCTGGAAGGTTCTCCGCATGCCCACGCGAGAGCTCATCGTCCACATCCCCGTCGCCATGGACGATGGCTCCATTGAAGTCTTCACCGGCTACCGCGTCCAGCACTCCATCGCCCGCGGCCCCGGTAAGGGCGGCATCCGCTACGCCCCGGATGTGTCCCTGGATGAGGTCCGAGCCCTCGCCTCCTGGATGACCTGGAAGTGCGCCGTCGTCAACATTCCCTTCGGCGGAGCTAAGGGCGGCATCATCTGCGACCCCAAGCACATGTCCCAGGGCGAGCTCGAGCGCATGACGCGCCGTTACACCGCCGCCATCATCGACTTCATCGGCCCGGAAAAAGACGTACCCGCGCCCGACATGAACACCAACGAGCAGACCATGGCCTGGATCATGGACACCTACTCCATGCACATGGGCCAGACCGTCACCGCCGTCGTCACCGGCAAGCCCGTCAACATCGGCGGTTCACGCGGACGTCGCGAGGCCACCGGCCGCGGCATCTCCGTCGTCTGTGACCAGGCCCTCAAGCATCTCGGCATGGACATCGCCGGCACCCGCGTCATCATCCAGGGCTTCGGCAACGTCGGCTCCAACGCCGCGCACCTGCTTTACAAAAAGGGCTACACCATCACCGGTATCGCCGAGTACGATGGCGGCCTCTACAACGCCGACGGCATCGACATCCCCGCCCTCATCGAGCACCGCGCCAAGGCCGGCACCATCAACGGCTTCGCCAAAGCAGAGGCCGCGGACAAGGCAGAGCTCCTCACCCGCGAGTGCGAGATCCTCATCCCCGCCGCGACCGAAAACGTCATCACCAGCCAGAACGCTGCCGACCTCCGCTGCAAGATCCTCTGCGAAGGCGCCAACGGTCCCACCACCATCGTCGCGGACGACATCCTCGAAGACAAACGCGTCTTTGTCATTCCGGATATCCTCGCCAACGCCGGCGGCGTCACCGCCAGTTACTTCGAGTGGGTCCAGGACCGCATGGGCTACTTCTGGACCGAAGCCGAGGTCAACCAGCGTCTCGACGCCATCATGACTGAGTCCTTCACCGACGTCGTCTCCTACGCCACCAGCCACAAGGTCAACAACCGAATCGCCGCCTACATGCTGGCCATCGATCGCGTAGCCTACACCACCAAGCAACGCGGCATGTACGCCTAA
- a CDS encoding two-component system sensor histidine kinase NtrB, which yields MNTTHLTAPAQPHVTKGDAPEQPWQALLDSAGEGIWGVDLEGRCTFVNRAALRMLGFDAQELIGQNMHAMIHHHHADGSVYPAEDCSVYNVFRRNRPVSNEVDHVFRKDGSYFWIELSAQPILHLDKVQGAVVTFRDVTQHRMAEQALRRSEKLAAVGQLASSIAHEINNPLEAVLNLVYLVRGADTLEDARHYANLAEIELVRVADITMQTLRFHRQQTAAAPVNLEDTITAILRLYASRFPARRIKVEQYLRASHEPYLLEGDIRQVLNNLIRNAYDAMPHGGTLTIRLHSATCLKTSIPGVRITIADTGTGFLPAMRGHLFEPFHTTKEVTGTGLGLWITKGIVDKHEGRIYMRSREGQGTVFTIWLPVQSAAAAVAA from the coding sequence TTGAACACGACGCATCTCACAGCCCCGGCCCAGCCCCATGTGACGAAAGGGGATGCTCCGGAGCAGCCATGGCAGGCCCTGCTCGACTCCGCCGGAGAAGGCATCTGGGGTGTCGACCTCGAAGGCCGCTGCACCTTCGTCAACCGTGCCGCCCTCCGCATGCTCGGCTTTGACGCCCAGGAGCTCATCGGGCAGAACATGCACGCCATGATCCACCACCATCACGCCGATGGATCGGTCTACCCAGCCGAAGACTGCAGCGTCTATAACGTCTTCCGCCGCAACCGCCCAGTCTCCAATGAGGTCGACCACGTCTTCCGCAAGGACGGCAGCTACTTCTGGATCGAGCTCTCCGCCCAGCCCATCCTGCACCTGGATAAGGTCCAAGGCGCCGTCGTCACCTTTCGAGACGTCACGCAGCACCGCATGGCCGAACAGGCCCTGCGCCGATCCGAAAAACTAGCCGCCGTAGGCCAGCTCGCCAGCTCCATCGCGCACGAGATCAACAACCCCCTAGAAGCCGTCCTCAATCTCGTCTATCTCGTACGAGGTGCAGACACCCTTGAAGACGCCCGTCACTACGCGAATCTAGCCGAAATCGAGCTAGTCCGCGTAGCCGATATCACCATGCAGACCTTGCGCTTCCATCGTCAGCAGACCGCCGCCGCCCCGGTCAATCTGGAAGACACCATCACCGCCATCCTGCGTCTTTACGCCTCGCGTTTCCCAGCTCGCCGCATCAAGGTGGAGCAGTATCTGCGAGCCTCCCATGAGCCCTATCTGCTTGAAGGCGACATCCGCCAGGTCCTCAACAACCTCATCCGCAACGCCTATGACGCCATGCCCCACGGCGGCACGCTGACCATCCGCCTGCACTCCGCCACCTGCCTCAAGACCAGCATTCCAGGCGTTCGCATCACCATCGCGGACACCGGCACCGGCTTCCTGCCGGCCATGCGCGGGCATCTCTTTGAGCCCTTCCACACCACCAAAGAGGTCACCGGCACCGGTCTGGGCCTATGGATTACCAAGGGAATCGTCGATAAACATGAAGGCCGCATCTACATGCGCAGCCGCGAGGGGCAGGGAACCGTCTTCACCATCTGGCTCCCCGTCCAATCCGCCGCCGCCGCAGTCGCAGCCTGA
- a CDS encoding fumarate hydratase — MNVIKQEDLIESVADALQYISYYHPVDYITNLARAYEMEESKAAKDAMAQILINSRMCAEGHRPICQDTGIVTTFLKVGMEVQFVGPDGGPANMSLQEMVDEGVRRAWLNPDNKLRGSILRDPAFSRKNTIDNTPSVVEVSLVKGTTVDVTVAAKGGGSEAKSKFVMLNPSDSVVDWVLKTVPTMGAGWCPPGMLGIGIGGTAEKAMLLAKQSLMDPIDMQELKARGAQTNIEKLRVELYDKVNSLGIGAQGLGGLTTVLDVKILDYPTHAANLPVAMIPNCAATRHAHFVLDGSGPAELVPPSLKDWPKLEYDVHTARRVNLETVTRADVETWKPGEIVLLTGKLLTGRDAAHKRMTDMLNRGETLPVDFNGKFIYYVGPVDAVRDEAVGPAGPTTATRMDKFTRQMLEQTGLLGMIGKAERGEAAIEAIRDNHAVYLMAVGGAAYLVSKAIKHSRVLAFEDLGMEAIHEFVVEDMPVTVAVSADGTSVHQTGPAEWQKRIAASQSVGGVAILGQ, encoded by the coding sequence ATGAACGTCATCAAGCAAGAGGACCTGATCGAGAGCGTCGCGGACGCATTGCAGTACATCAGCTACTACCACCCGGTGGACTACATCACCAACCTGGCGCGGGCATATGAGATGGAAGAGAGCAAGGCGGCCAAGGATGCGATGGCGCAGATCCTGATCAACAGCCGCATGTGCGCGGAGGGACATCGGCCGATCTGCCAGGATACGGGGATCGTGACGACGTTTCTGAAGGTGGGGATGGAGGTTCAATTTGTCGGGCCGGATGGTGGCCCTGCGAACATGAGCCTGCAGGAGATGGTGGATGAGGGTGTACGGCGGGCGTGGCTGAACCCGGATAACAAGCTGCGAGGATCGATTCTGCGGGACCCGGCATTCTCGCGCAAGAACACCATCGACAATACGCCGAGCGTCGTCGAGGTATCGCTGGTGAAGGGTACGACTGTGGATGTGACGGTGGCGGCCAAGGGTGGGGGGTCTGAGGCGAAGTCGAAGTTTGTGATGCTGAATCCGTCCGACTCCGTGGTGGACTGGGTGCTGAAGACGGTGCCGACGATGGGTGCGGGATGGTGTCCGCCGGGGATGCTGGGGATCGGGATCGGCGGGACGGCGGAGAAGGCGATGCTGCTGGCGAAGCAAAGCCTGATGGACCCGATCGATATGCAGGAGTTGAAGGCTCGCGGGGCCCAGACGAATATCGAGAAGCTGCGTGTGGAGCTTTATGACAAGGTGAATTCGCTGGGGATAGGGGCGCAGGGGTTGGGTGGGCTGACTACGGTGCTCGACGTGAAGATCCTGGACTATCCGACGCACGCGGCGAACCTGCCGGTGGCGATGATTCCGAACTGTGCTGCGACTCGCCATGCGCATTTTGTGCTGGATGGGAGTGGGCCGGCGGAGCTGGTGCCTCCCTCGTTGAAGGACTGGCCAAAACTGGAGTACGACGTGCATACGGCTCGGCGGGTGAACCTGGAGACAGTGACTCGAGCGGATGTGGAGACGTGGAAGCCAGGCGAGATCGTTCTGCTGACGGGCAAGCTGCTGACCGGGCGGGATGCGGCGCATAAGCGGATGACGGACATGCTGAACCGGGGAGAGACGCTGCCGGTCGATTTCAATGGCAAGTTTATCTACTACGTGGGGCCGGTGGATGCGGTGCGCGATGAGGCTGTGGGACCGGCTGGGCCTACGACGGCGACGCGCATGGACAAGTTCACGCGGCAGATGCTCGAACAGACGGGGCTGCTGGGGATGATTGGGAAGGCGGAGCGTGGCGAGGCGGCGATCGAGGCCATCCGGGATAACCATGCGGTCTACCTGATGGCGGTGGGCGGCGCGGCTTACCTGGTGTCGAAGGCGATCAAGCACTCGCGGGTGCTGGCGTTCGAGGACCTGGGGATGGAGGCCATCCACGAGTTTGTGGTGGAGGATATGCCGGTGACCGTGGCCGTGAGTGCGGATGGCACGAGTGTCCACCAGACTGGGCCGGCCGAGTGGCAGAAGAGGATTGCGGCTAGTCAGTCGGTGGGGGGAGTGGCGATTCTGGGGCAGTAA
- a CDS encoding FG-GAP-like repeat-containing protein, with the protein MGLSLCAAGSAAGQTQQFVQPTVIGTGSWPVSLVSGDIEDTGRDNLAYCDAVVPGVTPACHLLRGNSDGTYTKHADYPVPYMTGSRALVGSSIAGGKTTHSLVLVSTVSSPSTTLGQLQVSLYPEGSSLGTTPLIITQVMQMPILGGATMRGPSGVNTGGQEDVAFTDSANGYLYTCHLSGLFSYQRFPLPNGAGNVQAADLNGDGVNDLMVAGADGISLYVLMSDATGQLKAPALLQPPHGARSFLLKDLNGDGRIDLVVEGTNGEIDIYPGAGDGTFGTTSIIGSGASDGTTGHGGHLIAAANVDGDGVLDLLTVTPAGLSVLKGQPGLSYTLDGIYNIGPGHASFAVQDFGSGYVNLLVDSPEGIAVVYGNSSGTFGTSSSFATGQPAMSGATGVFMASGNVDAVVAVNSTQAQLLRGAGDGTFTLAASPTTTLKPGAGSWGSVVVGDFNNDGVLDLTVTADGPSTSPVGLGIGVAVQFGQGDGTFKTASAVASHANGGTAPYFGTSFAAPRLGSGGVPGFVNLDAGNLWTLSTPSLANSVPFATLIAPVSDAHAHSLVTAGVLRAGMAADVVAQDEGSLKVYLNSGTGIASTPLGDLAVDGSLTTTGQMVAPDISGTFPGMSKALGFRAFPGSAVIADLDGDGNGDLIVVYDNLDADHRNPTAANPNYVYVWFGSGGGRFLTSAEHPVNPVRLTPTRNYYQVAVADLNGDGHADLILSDGYLISVQYGKGDGTFGAEQHFLAGQGLNTISVADLRHLGRADLVVANGGSVYGNVVANKETLTPNADVNTGGITVLLNQIQPQVQAISGSVTAAPEPANFEAAYSVTATLVVPAGGPAPTGTVTFTSDNDSVNGAAPVTLALGSAAVTNGAATVSIPAYVATTSTIGPMLPGTRALTAVYSGDANYASATLTGTHVVKLGQTTVSLDLTTPLQVYYGQPIDGIVEITPQDPSYNASGSYSVLSNGVLVPGCVDLKGVSCPYGNPDLLDAGNYTLTIAYNGGPANGDPVNGSGLSGPYPFVVLKDLTTGTLTSSLNPATVGTAVTFSAAIVGNVAVPTGNVTFYDGAVAIGTGALNAGVATLTTSSLAVGLHTVTAAYPGTNDFNPVTIGAVAELIVAAVVPPPPPAGPQSFTLTVTPVPVTVGTGRTAVLLVTVTAVNGFAQPVQLSCAGMPFEAACLFIQGTIPVGGGSTTLDVTTMAPHNCGDPGRLGSLGRTGGPLVASLFGGLGLLLLPKRRKRWMRALILVAMLSGVAALGGCGGNCTDLGTRPGNYSFTVSGVAQGGPITQTASQTVKMAVFAD; encoded by the coding sequence ATGGGTCTTTCCCTTTGCGCTGCCGGCAGTGCCGCAGGGCAGACACAGCAGTTTGTGCAGCCGACAGTGATTGGGACGGGAAGCTGGCCGGTGAGCCTGGTGAGCGGTGACATTGAAGATACGGGGCGGGATAACCTGGCGTACTGCGATGCGGTGGTGCCGGGCGTGACGCCGGCCTGCCACCTGCTGCGTGGGAACTCTGACGGGACGTATACGAAGCATGCGGATTATCCGGTTCCGTATATGACGGGAAGCAGGGCGTTGGTTGGGAGTTCGATCGCCGGGGGTAAGACGACGCACTCTCTGGTGCTCGTATCGACGGTCTCATCACCGTCCACGACTTTAGGGCAGTTACAAGTGAGCCTGTATCCAGAGGGGTCAAGCCTGGGGACGACGCCGCTTATCATCACGCAAGTCATGCAAATGCCGATACTGGGCGGAGCAACGATGCGAGGGCCTTCCGGAGTGAATACGGGTGGGCAAGAGGACGTTGCCTTCACGGATTCAGCGAACGGTTATCTCTATACGTGCCACCTAAGCGGGCTGTTCAGCTATCAGCGCTTTCCCCTGCCGAACGGCGCCGGCAACGTGCAGGCAGCAGACCTCAACGGCGATGGGGTCAATGACCTGATGGTGGCTGGGGCGGATGGTATCTCGCTGTATGTGCTGATGAGCGATGCAACGGGACAATTGAAGGCTCCGGCGCTGCTTCAGCCTCCGCATGGGGCAAGAAGCTTTCTGCTGAAGGATCTGAACGGCGACGGGAGGATCGACCTAGTGGTGGAGGGTACGAACGGGGAGATCGACATCTATCCAGGCGCTGGGGATGGGACGTTTGGGACGACTTCGATCATCGGCAGTGGAGCAAGCGACGGGACGACCGGGCATGGGGGCCATCTGATTGCGGCGGCCAATGTGGACGGCGATGGGGTGCTGGACCTGCTGACGGTGACGCCGGCGGGGCTGAGTGTTCTGAAGGGACAGCCGGGGCTGAGCTATACGCTGGACGGGATCTACAACATCGGGCCTGGGCATGCGAGCTTTGCGGTGCAGGACTTTGGAAGCGGGTATGTCAACCTGCTGGTGGATTCGCCGGAGGGGATCGCGGTGGTTTATGGGAACTCCTCGGGGACGTTCGGCACGTCGAGTTCCTTTGCGACGGGGCAGCCTGCGATGAGCGGGGCTACGGGGGTGTTTATGGCTTCCGGGAATGTGGATGCTGTAGTGGCGGTCAACTCCACGCAGGCTCAGTTATTGCGCGGAGCCGGGGATGGAACGTTCACGCTTGCGGCTTCTCCTACGACGACGTTAAAGCCGGGAGCGGGGTCGTGGGGCTCCGTGGTGGTGGGGGACTTCAACAACGATGGCGTGCTGGATCTTACGGTGACGGCGGATGGGCCTTCAACGTCACCGGTTGGTTTAGGTATTGGAGTGGCGGTGCAGTTCGGGCAGGGGGATGGAACGTTCAAGACGGCATCCGCGGTGGCGAGTCATGCGAACGGGGGCACGGCACCTTACTTTGGCACGAGCTTTGCGGCTCCGAGATTGGGAAGCGGAGGGGTTCCGGGGTTCGTGAATCTGGATGCGGGGAATCTATGGACGCTCAGCACGCCTTCGCTGGCGAACAGTGTTCCCTTTGCCACGCTAATCGCTCCGGTGAGCGATGCTCATGCGCATAGCCTAGTTACGGCGGGGGTGCTCCGCGCGGGGATGGCGGCGGATGTGGTGGCGCAGGATGAGGGGTCGCTGAAGGTTTACCTGAATAGCGGGACCGGTATTGCCTCGACTCCGCTGGGCGACCTGGCGGTGGATGGATCGCTGACGACGACGGGGCAGATGGTTGCGCCGGATATCTCTGGGACGTTTCCGGGAATGTCCAAGGCGCTGGGGTTCAGGGCTTTTCCGGGATCGGCGGTGATTGCGGATCTGGATGGAGATGGAAATGGCGATCTGATTGTCGTGTACGACAATCTGGATGCGGATCATCGGAATCCGACGGCGGCGAATCCGAACTATGTCTATGTGTGGTTCGGGTCTGGAGGCGGGAGGTTTTTGACCTCGGCTGAGCATCCGGTGAATCCGGTGCGGCTGACGCCCACGCGGAACTACTACCAGGTGGCGGTGGCGGATCTGAACGGCGACGGTCATGCGGATCTGATCCTGAGCGATGGATATCTGATCAGCGTGCAGTATGGCAAGGGCGACGGGACGTTTGGGGCGGAGCAACATTTTCTGGCTGGGCAGGGGCTGAATACGATCTCGGTGGCCGACCTGCGGCATTTGGGACGGGCTGATCTGGTGGTGGCGAACGGCGGGAGCGTCTATGGGAACGTCGTGGCGAACAAGGAGACGCTAACACCGAACGCGGATGTGAATACGGGTGGGATCACGGTGCTGCTGAACCAGATTCAGCCGCAGGTGCAGGCGATCAGCGGCAGTGTCACGGCTGCGCCGGAGCCGGCGAACTTTGAGGCAGCTTATAGCGTGACGGCTACGCTGGTGGTGCCTGCGGGTGGGCCTGCGCCTACGGGTACGGTGACGTTTACCTCCGATAATGACTCGGTCAATGGGGCTGCGCCGGTTACGCTGGCGCTGGGTTCGGCTGCGGTGACGAACGGGGCTGCGACGGTGAGTATTCCGGCGTATGTCGCGACGACCTCGACGATTGGGCCGATGCTGCCGGGGACTCGTGCGCTGACTGCGGTGTATAGCGGTGATGCGAACTATGCTTCGGCTACTCTGACCGGGACGCATGTTGTGAAGCTAGGGCAGACGACGGTGTCGCTGGACCTGACGACTCCGCTGCAGGTTTACTACGGGCAGCCGATCGATGGGATTGTGGAGATTACACCGCAGGACCCGAGCTATAACGCGAGCGGGTCGTACTCGGTGCTGAGCAATGGGGTGCTGGTTCCGGGATGCGTCGATCTGAAGGGCGTCTCTTGTCCGTATGGGAATCCGGATCTGCTGGATGCGGGCAATTACACGCTGACGATTGCGTATAACGGCGGGCCGGCGAATGGCGATCCGGTAAACGGGTCTGGGCTTTCCGGGCCGTATCCGTTTGTGGTGCTGAAAGATCTCACGACGGGGACGCTGACGAGTTCTCTGAATCCTGCAACGGTGGGGACGGCTGTGACGTTCAGCGCTGCGATTGTGGGCAACGTTGCGGTGCCGACGGGGAACGTCACGTTCTATGACGGGGCAGTGGCGATAGGGACGGGGGCGCTGAATGCGGGAGTTGCGACGTTGACGACCTCCTCGCTGGCGGTGGGGCTGCATACGGTGACGGCTGCTTATCCGGGGACCAACGACTTCAATCCGGTGACGATTGGGGCGGTGGCCGAGTTGATTGTGGCGGCGGTTGTTCCGCCTCCACCACCTGCGGGACCGCAGAGCTTCACGTTGACGGTGACGCCGGTTCCGGTGACGGTCGGGACGGGGCGTACGGCGGTACTGCTGGTGACGGTGACGGCAGTGAACGGCTTTGCGCAGCCGGTGCAGTTGAGCTGCGCGGGAATGCCTTTTGAAGCCGCTTGCCTGTTTATCCAGGGGACGATTCCAGTGGGCGGCGGATCGACGACGCTGGATGTGACGACGATGGCTCCGCATAATTGCGGGGACCCGGGGCGTTTGGGCTCGCTGGGCAGGACTGGCGGGCCCCTGGTGGCTTCACTGTTCGGCGGACTTGGGCTTCTGCTGCTGCCGAAGCGGCGCAAACGGTGGATGCGGGCGCTGATACTGGTGGCGATGCTGTCAGGAGTTGCGGCGCTAGGTGGGTGCGGCGGAAACTGCACGGACCTGGGGACTCGGCCTGGGAATTACTCGTTCACGGTGAGCGGCGTGGCGCAGGGTGGGCCGATTACACAGACGGCTAGCCAGACTGTGAAGATGGCTGTGTTTGCCGACTAA
- the trpE gene encoding anthranilate synthase component I: MRSRHESFPPRAAFEKLAKSHTLVPVYRTVTADLETPVSAFLRIANDAPEAFLLESVEGGEHVGRYTFIGIDPYKKMVAHGRRMSVSEGRRRKTFDGDVFEELKKALSGHKPARLAGLPPFTAGAVGFFSYDVVRLIERLPELAADELGVPDACLMFFDQVLAFDHVKKEILLIATVDLTRGGSYAQAEKRLDKMEKRLASALPVMKRRKPITGKLKMVPRTSKKAFLKAVNKAKEYITAGDVFQCVLSQRFDCVPEVPAFEVYRALRIVNPSPYMYFMRFGMEDSEAHIVGSSPELLVRVHDRNVEYRPIAGTRKRSADEVEDRALEADLRADAKEVAEHIMLVDLGRNDVGRVSEFGSVRVKDLMFVERYSHVMHLVSAIEGKLKPELEAIDAFKACFPAGTLSGAPKIRAMEIIEELEPARRGVYGGSIFYADFSGNLDSCIAIRTLFMNGEQGHVQAGAGIVADSVPEMEFEECGNKARAVVRAMERARLS, encoded by the coding sequence ATGAGATCCCGACACGAGAGTTTTCCGCCCCGCGCAGCCTTTGAAAAACTGGCCAAGAGCCATACCCTAGTGCCGGTTTACAGGACCGTGACTGCAGATCTGGAGACGCCGGTCTCGGCGTTTCTGCGGATTGCAAACGATGCCCCGGAGGCCTTTCTGCTGGAGAGCGTGGAAGGCGGCGAGCATGTGGGACGATACACGTTCATCGGCATCGACCCCTATAAGAAGATGGTCGCGCACGGGCGAAGGATGTCCGTTTCCGAGGGCCGGCGCAGGAAGACCTTCGACGGCGACGTGTTTGAGGAGTTGAAAAAGGCGCTTTCCGGGCATAAACCTGCTCGGCTGGCCGGGTTGCCGCCGTTTACGGCTGGGGCTGTGGGGTTCTTTTCGTATGACGTGGTGCGGCTGATCGAGCGGCTGCCGGAGCTTGCGGCGGACGAACTTGGCGTGCCGGACGCCTGCCTGATGTTCTTCGACCAGGTGCTGGCCTTTGATCATGTGAAGAAGGAGATTCTGCTGATTGCGACAGTGGATCTGACGCGCGGCGGGAGCTACGCCCAGGCGGAGAAGCGGCTGGACAAGATGGAAAAGCGGCTGGCCTCTGCGCTGCCTGTGATGAAGAGACGGAAGCCGATTACGGGCAAGCTGAAGATGGTTCCGCGTACGTCCAAGAAGGCGTTCCTGAAGGCGGTGAACAAGGCCAAGGAGTACATTACGGCGGGCGATGTCTTCCAGTGCGTGCTCTCGCAACGCTTCGACTGTGTGCCGGAGGTGCCGGCGTTTGAGGTTTATCGTGCGTTGCGCATCGTGAATCCTTCGCCTTATATGTACTTCATGCGGTTTGGGATGGAGGACTCCGAGGCTCATATAGTGGGTTCGTCGCCGGAGTTGCTGGTGCGGGTGCATGACCGCAACGTGGAGTACCGGCCGATCGCTGGGACGCGCAAACGCAGCGCGGATGAGGTGGAAGATCGTGCACTCGAAGCCGACCTGCGGGCGGATGCGAAAGAGGTTGCCGAGCATATCATGCTGGTCGACCTGGGCCGTAATGACGTGGGCCGGGTGAGCGAGTTCGGCAGCGTGCGGGTGAAGGATCTGATGTTTGTGGAGCGGTACAGCCACGTGATGCACCTGGTGAGCGCGATCGAAGGCAAGCTGAAGCCGGAGTTGGAGGCGATCGATGCGTTCAAGGCCTGCTTCCCTGCCGGGACGCTGAGCGGTGCGCCGAAGATCCGTGCGATGGAGATTATTGAGGAGTTGGAGCCCGCTCGGCGCGGAGTGTACGGCGGCAGCATCTTCTACGCGGACTTCAGCGGGAATCTGGATAGCTGCATCGCGATCCGGACGCTGTTCATGAACGGCGAGCAGGGACATGTGCAGGCTGGGGCGGGGATCGTGGCGGACAGCGTGCCGGAGATGGAGTTTGAGGAGTGCGGGAATAAGGCAAGGGCGGTGGTGAGGGCTATGGAGAGGGCTCGGTTGAGTTAG
- a CDS encoding UPF0175 family protein yields the protein MQITLEIPDDFAAQISENGHDLPRRLLEDAAVGAYCRDTLSRHELQSRLGFATQYELDMFLKERGIEHGSYSGQDLLDDIATLNLARLKQKQTA from the coding sequence ATGCAGATCACTCTTGAGATTCCTGATGATTTTGCGGCTCAAATCTCTGAGAACGGACACGATCTTCCGCGCAGACTGCTGGAAGATGCCGCTGTTGGGGCTTACTGCCGCGACACCCTCTCTCGTCACGAATTGCAGAGTCGTCTTGGATTCGCAACCCAGTATGAGCTTGATATGTTCCTGAAAGAAAGAGGAATAGAGCATGGCTCTTATAGCGGACAGGATTTATTGGATGACATTGCGACGCTGAATCTGGCGCGTTTGAAGCAAAAACAGACTGCATGA
- the pgsA gene encoding CDP-diacylglycerol--glycerol-3-phosphate 3-phosphatidyltransferase → MNLPNSITMSRIASVPLLIWFLSPHSPFDAHNGNQEMAASSLFILASITDGLDGYLARKRQQITTIGMLLDPLADKLMITAAYIILVAYNPRIVPPWIAVLIIGREFLVSGLRSIAASEGFTIDASEIGKLKTVIQIVSVVAAILAHRWDYWNWGGFIVAVHFIAITAIYWMTCVSVISAVDYFIGFWKQIDHASERARTKRSNVLSRNKAKAVAAAENPSGIS, encoded by the coding sequence ATGAATCTGCCTAACTCCATCACGATGAGCCGCATCGCCAGCGTGCCTCTGCTGATCTGGTTCCTGAGCCCCCATTCGCCCTTTGACGCCCATAACGGGAATCAGGAGATGGCAGCCTCATCCCTCTTCATCCTCGCTTCCATCACCGACGGCCTCGACGGCTATCTCGCCCGCAAGCGCCAGCAGATCACAACCATCGGCATGCTGCTTGACCCTCTGGCCGACAAGCTCATGATCACCGCGGCCTACATCATCCTGGTCGCCTACAACCCCCGCATCGTGCCGCCTTGGATCGCCGTCCTCATCATCGGACGCGAGTTTCTCGTCTCCGGCCTCCGCTCCATCGCCGCGTCAGAAGGCTTCACCATCGACGCCAGCGAGATCGGCAAGCTCAAAACCGTCATCCAGATTGTCTCCGTCGTCGCAGCCATCCTCGCGCACCGCTGGGATTATTGGAACTGGGGCGGCTTCATCGTCGCCGTCCACTTCATCGCCATCACGGCCATCTACTGGATGACCTGCGTCAGCGTGATCTCGGCCGTGGACTACTTCATCGGCTTCTGGAAGCAGATCGACCACGCCTCGGAGCGCGCCCGCACCAAACGTTCCAACGTCCTCAGCCGCAACAAGGCCAAGGCCGTAGCTGCGGCGGAAAACCCTTCAGGCATCTCCTAG